Below is a window of Humulus lupulus chromosome 9, drHumLupu1.1, whole genome shotgun sequence DNA.
AAtaaaagaagaaataaataaaaaaacgtGTTGCATATGATGGAATTAGTAGAAGATGTTTTTGGGTGTTAAAGGTTTGTGCTTTACGTGTTTGAAAGTTCATACATCACAGTTTTAGAGGGCCCCACTTTCTTACAACTCACAGCTCTTTGGATTGgactctctttctctttctataTTTATATGTTACACATGTATAAATATAAAACCCAACCAAGCCTTCAGCCTTCAACTCAAAgcatctttcttcttcttcttctcttgtcTAAAGTACTTACAGAATCACAAGCAAAAAAAATATGAGGAGGAACTGCAACTTGGAGCTTCGACTCGTACCTTTTTCAGTCACTGATCTTAATTCTGACCCCTACCCTATTCGCCACCATCACAACTCCATgtaagctttctctctcttctctctctctctctcttgatgtttatatatataagtgttatatatgtatatatatattgaatgaaTATATGTTGTTATGTAGGAAAATGGAAGAGTACTCGAATAGTATTAGTCCAACTAATAATGCGATCATGAGCAGCAGTGGATTAAGTACTCCAAATCAAAATCAGCCACTTACCATCTTCTACAATGGAAAGATTTGCGTTTGTGATGTAACTGAGTTTCAGGTACTTTCATTAATTTCTTCCCtgcttttaataattttttttttttttctgagatCAAAAGGAAATTATTTGAGGGAATTCTGAGTTTCccatttgaagaagaaaaaaaaaaactgagtTTCGTCAtaataatttgttattttttgttGTCTTTTGGATTAAAAAACTAAACATTGTTTTGTTCATCATAATTGATTGGGTTTCAGGCTAGAGCTATTATTCTTCTTGCGAGTAGAGAAATGGAAGATAGGCTGAAGACACCAACGGCGGCGATGGCGACGACGCCGGTGTCGGAGCCATGCTCGCCGAGCGTTCAGTCACCGATTTACAGCCCAACAGCGGCTCTTTCGATGAAGAGATCACTCCAAAGATTTCTCCAAAAACGCAAGCACAGAGCTCAAGCCACCTCCCCTTACCATCGCTAGAATTTGATCACTATTACTAGCTTGTCATAAAATTGGGGTCTTTTCTTGTAACAATTTTCTTAGATGATAcacaactttttttttattattaatttttttttcttttatgaggGCTTCTCTTGTAAATTAGTCTCTCCATGAATtatataaaattttcaatttttagaTTTCTCCCTCCATTTGTTCACAAATTTTGATATAGTTTGAGTAAgtattgatatatgatatatacgaaggattttattttatttatttatgtgtggTCTTTAGATATGGGACATGATTTGGTGGATATGATAATGATAATGTTATAATGAAATGTGATGTCGATTTAGTGGGTAAGATCTATTGTCACCATTTGATACGATATAgagatataaatttatatatataaaaaaaaaaaactatttatatCACATGATAATTGATATTAAAAAAGGCTAGCTATTTATAACACGtcaacattatatatataataatttaatgtcACAAAAAcaaacattatatatatttatcagtCGGTACTGGTTACATTACCATTTACCCATTAGTAGTTATATTTCCGGAAACTCCACCAAATAACCTTCTTAAACCTTATAAGCATATaccattttaaaaaatttcacaaAACTAACCTTATACCCTTGTGAAAAGTCTTCAATGTCCTTAGGAGAAataatctctctctttctcttctctcttccccttctcttctccttctcccCCAATCTTTCTCTTCTCCTCTCTCACCATTTTGCACCCACACCCACTATCAATTTTTatattctttctttctccttaCCTCACTCACAAATTGCAACTAACATCTTTACCTATTTCAAATTTTTGATATTCCTCAACAAAAGTTATCAAAGTTAAATGAAAAGTGTTATTGTTGTGTATAGATTATGGGTGTGTTATATAATGGTTTGTAGTTGTTTTTCGAACTATTTTGGGCTTAAAAATTTGTCAAATATGAATTTTATGTtgagataaaaaaaatttaagtgcTTTCTGCGAACTAATATTTTTATGTTCGGACATGGTTCGCACATTGTTCGTGCATGGCTCAGACAGGGTTCAGATATCGTTCGCACATGGTTCATACATCATTCACACATGATTTAGAGATGGTTCAGACATCATTCATCTACGGCCCATGTGCAAACCGTCTCCGAACCATGTGCGAGCGATGCTCGAACGATGTCCAAACTGTTAGCCCAATATATGTTTCCAAGATGGgaggtgaattggaaatttaaaacAATATTGCAAATTTAAAACTCAAGCTATCAATGTATGCAAATATAGAACATTAAAGCAAGAAAATAGAAAAGCAAATGTAAAATCAAGATAGATATTTGAAATGTAAAGAGTTAAGGGATAGAAATATCAAACTCTCAATTTTACATGGTTCGGTGAAGCTAAAGTCACCTATGTCCTTGGTCTTCAAATCTAGCACGTGCTTTGAGTTCTAATATCAGATCAAGTTATGGACTTGATCAATCCTTTATACTGCTAGGGAATTTTCACCAAGGTCTTACCCAAACCTCTTGCAATAGTTTctcacaaggactatcaacctcacttggattgttgaagtgccaatctcacctATACCAGGTTGTTTACAATattggtgccaacctcacctcaatacaatgaaatgattttgaaaaattcttTTTGGAAATGTCTTAAAATGAGTAATTAGACGTGTACAAGCTTTCAAAAGGGAAAGAAGttcaaaaattttaaattttggtcAATTTCACCAATTTTATCCATAAAAAAtcaattttgaataaggaatgtgTCAAAAGTTTGTTTTAGACATAGTTTGAGTAAAAGAAACTTTGAGACAATATCAATATCCTTAACTAGACATGTTCAAGTAGTCAAAGGCATACAAACTTAACAGTAACACAAATTTTGCAAAAATGGTCATTCTAAACAAGGAAATAAACAAGTCACATACCAAAAGATGGCACAATATCATTTTTCATATTCAACCACTTTAAACCATTATTTGAAACATGCTCAAGTATATTTTGCATAAAGAGTAGGTTATATGGCAAACATAgcatacattttatttaagtaaaatcttatgttgactcatttttttgttaactcgtctaacacccaaaaaataatattaagaaaatttGTGAGAGCTAAATGAAGTATATAAGACATTTCTAGTCCTATAAATAATTGATAGAGAGAGTTTTATGGTGGTTTAGCCCCAAATAGATGGCCTGCATCCACTTAGCCACTATCATTGATCTTGGAAGTCACGCATTACATTtgtatttacccttttaactatttGGCTCTATTGAAGATGAAGAGAGCTCTCTCTGTGAAAAGCTGCcctaagttattgggcttggcccaCTAATTAGACAAAGTAAAAAGTGACTGGGCCTTAGGCATGATCTGGGCCGATGGGTAGTGACActccaaaaatgggtataacaataCCCCCCAAGTCAGTCTTCATGTTAGCATAAGGTTGACTTATCGTGTGAACTCTCTCCTTCATGAGGACCAGATCTCTAGGCCTTGGACATATCATTATTTGACTTCGTTTATCTTTTAATAGCGACAGTAAGAAGATCTGACAAGCTCATAGGATAAATGGGTGAGTTTGTCCGAGATGCTTCACTTTCGAACTAGGCGAGCGACTCCAAGATCTGAGATGGAcgagatgaatgctcaaggttttgaggacctcaaggaaccaagcaaaatgaatgctcaaggttccaaggatCTCAAAGAACCGAGCaatatgaatgctcaaggttctgaggatctTGAGGAACCGAGCAATATGTATGCTCCGGattctgaggacctcaaggaatcgagcaatatgaatgctcaaggttctgaggatctctaggaaccatgccaaatgaatgctcaaggttccgaggacctcgaggaaccgagcaaaatgaatgctcaaggtttcgaggacctctaggaaccatgccaaatgaatgctcaaggttccgaggacctcgaGGAACCAAGAAAAGTGAATgttcaaggttctgaggacctctagggaCCATgccaaatgaatgctcaaggttttgaggacctcgaGGAAtcgagcaaaatgaatgctcaaggttccgaggacctcgaGGAACCGAACaatatgaatgctccaggttccaagGGCCTCAAGGAACTGAGAAATATGAATGCTCAGAGGTTCCGAGGATATCTAGGAACCATGtcaaatgaatgctcaaggttccaaggatCTCGAGGAACCGAGCaatatgaatgctcaaggttccgatgATCTCGAGGAACCGAGCaatatgaatgctccaggttccgaggacctcaaggaaccaaacaatacgaatgctcaaggttccgaggatctCGAGGAACCGAGCAATATGgatgctcaaggtttcgaggacctcgaAGAACAGAGCAATATGAATGCTcgaggttccgaggacctcaaggaaccgagcaatatgaatgctcaaggttccgaggacctcgaggaaccgagcaatatgaatgctcaaggttctgaggatctCGAGGAATTGAGCAATATGAATTCTCCAGGTTAACTCCTCCCTTCAGACAATCCCAAGCGACCCTAAACATGCAGTAGATCTTGGGAGTGACATTTTTCCTTAGGCACGCTCCAGTACCTGAGCACACCTTTGGTAATGGGTTCCCATATTCGACTAGCCTCAGATGTACGTATCTGAGGTTATTCGCCAATGTGGGGGGCTGATGAGCCGATCTGCTAGCCACTGTAGCGATATGTCTAAGATATTGCCCAACAAAGAAGGCTTAGAAGGCTATTCGTTGGGGGGAAATTTCAGTGACTCCAATGTCTCTTTCCTTGTGTTCAACTCtctatgaaagcaccaaaatgttgactcgttttttcgttaactcgtctaacacccaaagaataatattgagaagaTTTGTGAGAGCTAAATGAATTATATAATACGTTTCTAGTTGTAATAGCTCAATACAATGATATATGATTGATATTAGGTGTGTATTGAGTCTAGGAATAAGTCTATTTATAGAGAGAATAGAAATAGAGCAATTGGGGGAATTTTGGGGCTCTCTGACTTCAGCCTAGCGAGCAACCGGCCGACTGGCTAACAGAGTCGTTGTGGTTGTActgcaagaaaaaaaaattgccaAACTGTAGGGCCCACAAGGGGTGACATGCTGGTCGACCGACCTGTGCAATTTCTGAGCGGGTGGCTATTTTTAATTCCTTTTTGTTCTAAGTTTGTTGCTACCAATTTTAGAaccttattttatattataaaatatttatataactatGGAGGTATTTATAAAGTAAGTATTTCTCTTCTAaggacaaatatatatatatatgactataatattttttgataaatctctcaaaaatatttttcattgaaaaaTGATTTTTAGTAAAACTTTTGATGAAAAAGAATTGAGTCAATGAGTGATTAAATCATAAGTGATGCATACAACTCTTTTTACAAGACTAAAATTATATGTAAACTTTAACCACACTTAGTCTTGACTTCTTTGAGCACTTGAAGTCTTCTTGGAATCCTTGGTTCTTTGATTTCTTGGAATAGTAGTGTTCATGTGTGTACTACAAAGTCAAGAAtaaattagtaacaaataataatcaaatatttattttgtatatcATCAAAATAAGGTCATGAAGACTTTGAGTCAACATGAACTATGTCCAAACATAAAAATCATAGTTTGCAGaaaacacttaaaaaaatttcatctcaacataaaattcatttttttgacaaatttttaAGTCTGGAATAGTTTAAAAAACAAGTATAAATCATTATATAGCACATCCATAACCTATACACAACAATAACAGTCACCCATTATCCAAAACTATTTTCTCCTTCAACTTTGATAACTTTAGAAgagaaatatcaaaattttgaaatagATAAAGAAGTTAGTTGAATTCGTGAGTATGGGGAGGAGAAAGAAATAAGACAAAAGTTTATGGTTGGCGTGGGTGCAAAATCTTgagaggagaagagaaagagaagagaataGATAAAATAAAGAGATATTATTTCTCCTGAGGGCATTTGAGGACTTTTCACAGGGGTATAAGGTTAGTTTTGCGAAAAACTTTTAAGATGTTATATGGTTACACTATAAGGTTCAAGGAAGGTTATTTGGTGGAGTTTCCCTATTAGATTATTATTTAATGGATGTAATCAATTTAATAGTTACCAAAATTATTTAATAAGCATTAAATCAATGACTTGGTAAGATGTTTACggattaatataatatttatttctttaaaaaatcttaattaattaagattaattctttaaacattaattaattaagtatacaCATATTTTTAACATGAATTCAATtttgatttatatttttttagttaaaaAGTTAGAATAAATAGTGTATATGCCTCCTGAACTATGACTATTGCTTGAACGTGCCCCTTGAATGATTCACAGTGTTCAAAATTTCCCCGAATTAtacacgttactgaaatatgatacttttgttagatttcgtcctagttgactaacagattgatgatgtaACACTTTATTATTGATGTGACAATATTTTGTCTGAATCAGAATTACTATATAAATTatgagaacaaaaataaaataacaaataacacCAACAATTTATGCTAGTTCGtattggtattaaatatgaaaatcacatTTAAATAAGGGTAATCACTATATTTTGTACATAGACTATGATTACAAATATAACGAATTTATAGTTAGCTGTAGTAAATTTTTAATTGTAAGTAAAATTACTCTTTATTATGACTTGAAATTATCCCTAATAATACActataaattaattttgaaaaatgaGTTCCCATAGTAAATAATATTCAATATGTATTACACGAGGACAAAATAAAAGTGGGTGATCTATATGTAGGGTTTCTTCCATATCAAACAAATTGTGGTTCATTAATTTCTCTTTGAATTATTCGTTTAGGGAATTAACACAAAAACGACTCAAAGTGACTTTTGCATATTATAAAGTGGTTCATTCCCCAATTTGAATTAAAAACGTTTTTAAATGAAACAATGCAGGCACTTTCTGTATATGACTTTGatacaatatatgtatatatatatatataattggctAATTAAGCTAAATAACTACATTTaggtattaatttatatataataatcaaGACGCAACCCAAAAAAAAACTTGTGGTTAATAAGAAGACACATGCATCACTAAAATTTGTGGGCCACAAaagtatttatataaatatatatatatatatatttataggattGATTAGGTATGCATGCAAATGCAAGTTAGAAAACGAAGCCACCCATtttattaatatgattatttatattaattaaaggGAAAGTGCTAGGTAGTTTCCTAGAAATTAACTTATTTTTTCAATTAATCAAATCAAAGTCGGTTCATTCATTCACTACAGGTCACCTTAGTTGCGGCTATGCTTAGCTGTTTGTTATGTATTTTTCAATTGATATAAGTTTTGAGGAAAATTCATCGAGAAATAACTTTTTTATAAAAGCACGAGACGGATATTTAAGGATTTGTTCGAGAAAAAACATGGtaaaagcatatatatatatataaatatataggagGAAATATCGTAGGTAAGCTGTGCAGAAATTTTTACCACTCGCTCAACCCGAATAAACTGCCCAAACCAATCCGAAAAAACTGTCAAAAAatgcaacccgaataaaccgaccaaaatttaaaccgctcaattgttacattgggtgggttgaaaataattatcaacccgcccaattaagaatttgttattaatttattatttttaatatattcaaataaatatataaattaattatgttttgttttaatttttttactataaatttaaaatattgttttaagcttaaaaagataaactttacactattagtactagtatttaaaagaaaaaaatgtaaaaaaaaaatacaatttcggtttgggcgggttaacctgACCAACCCGCCtaaattattggacgggttaaaaaaaaaattcttaatggggcaagttacgggtcacttttgctaactCGATTATGACATTAGACGGATAAAAATACTTTGTAATCCGAACAACCCGCCCAATAATCAGCCCTAATCGTAGGTAACTTTGTGGTGGAGccctttttattcatttttatggCTACTACCCGTAAAAAAAATATGACAGTGATATTTTAATTAACTTCTTGATTTGAGTATTGAATTTCGATCAATAATCTAGATTTTCTTGTTTTTAAGTCTAAAAATTTCTAGGTGGTAAAGGATGTGATTTTATATTGTAGATCATATCGATGATATGATATATAGAGCTTATTATTCTTGGCATGTTTTTATTACTTAAGGATATTCTCATTCATATACCTAACAATTTTGTGATAATGTGTTTCCCCTACCTAATTACCTAACAAATATCATTGAGGGTTAAAAATGttctttaaaaataaaaga
It encodes the following:
- the LOC133802281 gene encoding protein TIFY 5A → MRRNCNLELRLVPFSVTDLNSDPYPIRHHHNSMKMEEYSNSISPTNNAIMSSSGLSTPNQNQPLTIFYNGKICVCDVTEFQARAIILLASREMEDRLKTPTAAMATTPVSEPCSPSVQSPIYSPTAALSMKRSLQRFLQKRKHRAQATSPYHR